The Canis aureus isolate CA01 chromosome 15, VMU_Caureus_v.1.0, whole genome shotgun sequence genome includes the window ctgaggaattttccattgtatgtagtatttaaaaaaaaaagattttacttatttattcatgagagacagagagagagggagagggtgagacggacataggcagagggagaagcaggcttgctctGGGGTGCCTGTTATGgaacatgatcccaggaccccagaatcataccctgaatcaaaggcagacactcaaccactgagccacccaggggccctgcttGTGGTGTTTTAAAAGGAATCGCATTGAATGCGTAGATAGCCTCAGGTAGCCTAGACATtatcacaatatttgttcttcctgtTCCTGAGATTggaatgtgtttccatttctttttatcttactCAATTAATTTCCTAAGTGTTCTGTTGTTTTCACAGTAGagattttttacctctttggttaggtgtattcctagattttggtgcaattgtaaatgggaatgaTTCTTGATTTCACTTCCTTGTGCTTCGTTGTTAGAgtttagaaatgcaacagacttctgtgtattgattttatatcctgggaCATTGATGAGTTCTTGTATCAGCCTAGCgatttttgggtggagtcttttgcattttctacatacagtatcatatcatctgcaaagagtgagagtttgacttcctcctTACTGTTttggatgccttctatttcttttagttgtctgattgctgaggctacaaCTTCTAGTCCTATGATCAATAGTAAttgtgagagtgaacatccccgTGTTCTTTCTGACCATTCGGAAAAgaagatgatattagctgtgggtcttttgacATGGCCTTTCTGATGTTGAGGTATATGCCATCTCTCCCtcctttgttgagggtttttaatcAAATAAGGCTGctgtatttattttgtgaaatgcttttcgTGCATCTCTGGAGAGGTTCACGTGCTTCCTATCCTTTTAATAATGAGCTATATCACAtagtttgatttgcaaatattgaactacccCTGCGAAAACAGGGCCAATTTAATAGTTGAATTTTATCTGGGAAAATGTGCTTCCCTAACACAAGGGTAAAGGAGAACTCTAAAGAATACAGAACTAGAGTCCTAGCTCCACCAGGCAAATCTGTCTGATAGAATTTCAGTTGGGAAGTAAGCTACATAAGGCAGGGAGCTCGTCACTGTTCTGGCAAAGTAGGCACACGTATCTGATTTTTGGAAGCATCCACGGTGGACAGACCGGTCCCTGACACAGCAGGTTTAAAGCTGGAGTGGCTGTGGCAGTGAGGTCTGGGTATGTGGCGCCCTCCCTGGCTGTGAGGGAAAGGCCAGGGGAATCCCTAAGGAGCAACACCAGGCACACGGGGCTAGCTGCTGCACACTGTGCACTTGGCTGGTGATGCTGACACTCTGGGCAGAGCGGCCTGTCCCAGCACTTACTGGTCTCCATCATCATGTCTCCGGTGCTTACATTTTCTACACcctattcttcttttatttttttaaatcacatttatcTTAGTTTTTCTGACCaccatttatttaggtttatgATTTTTCACAGCCTGCATCTTCTTCCTTTTAATGAAGTTCTGCTTTTATTTGTAATGTAGTTGCTTCTACTCTCTTCTGTTCTACTTTCCATTCTACTTGCTATTCTGTTCTActtgctattaaaaaaagaaacctcaatcATGGCCATGCTGTGCAAGTTAGTTGTCAATGGAACCTTAGGAGTCCAAGAGCGTTTTGATTTTGATCGAGTATAACAAAAAGCTGGTTAATATTAATACACATTTTGCTACCTTCACTTTTTTAGctgtttttaaagtaacatttccCTTGGCACAAAATAGTCACCCtgcaatgaagaaaatatagagataagcaaaaataagttaataaacaaataaataaataaatccgaAACACTGTACCAAACCtgttaaataacaaaaactcaacaaagtaaattttaaaaatctaatttgctTTATTAACTGATTCATGAGTCAGGCAggatcccatctagcaagtagagggaaGCATCAAAGGGCTACAAAAAAGGAAGTGTTTTTAAACATGAAGAAGCAGTGGAAGAAAGGAAACGATTAGCCAAGAACCCATTGTTTTAGGCTAGGTTTCCCTTCTAAGAGGGATGAAGGGGTCTATTAGTCAGCTTCctagtgctgaccaggaaatCTCCATGTTGACTAGTTGAAGGCTACATTTCTGTGGGGCTGATGCAGTTAGGTGAAGCATTAAGTGCTGCTTTACTGACTTGAGGCCTTAACCTAAGTGACATCATTTTCAggctgtgattttctttttaacaacgGTGACAAAAAcattgaggcacctggggggctcaggtggtgaagcaCCTGTcttcgggctcaggtcatgatccctgggctctatgatccctgggtcctggatggagccctgcaacaggatccctgctcagtgggcaagcctgcttctccctctcccactcccccacctggtgctctctctgtctctttctgtgtcaaataaaatctttaaaaggtaaataaataaattcatctacataaaatctcaaaacaatgaacagtgacaaaaataaacaaacacctTGTGGAGAATTGCCAGGGTAGAGAAGCAAAATACAAAACCTTTGCTACTTGGCTCTCTTGAATGCTTGACAGTTTGTTCCCAGGAGTATTTGTGTTTAGAGGCCAAGTCATCTTCTTCAGTGAAGTCTGCTGTCCCATGTATCTTataaagcagtgattctcaaggTATGACAGTAAGGGTgggttggggtggaggggggattTTGCTGCCccagtgttaaaaagaaaaccatagaccCCGAGAATGATATCAATTCCATTGAGTTCCTAAATTGTGGATTAATATTAATCTAATTccaatttaggggcacctggctagctgaGTAAagtgtgtaactcttgatcttatggttgtgggttccagccccacactgggtgtggagtttacttaaaaaaataaaatgtgtaaaaaaaagaaattgtaagcaaaaatattaaacaaataattgcAGTTTCGAATTTCTCCAGAAAAGTAGTCTTTACCAGTAGTCAggctttttgttgctgttgttgttagtGCCAGTCTTCCCCTTGGGCAGGGAGGGAGTCCCGAGCAGATAAGACCGCTTGCCTCTCCCCCAAGGCAAAGTGGTCTTTCCCGGAACAATCCTTTCCGTTTGCTAACGAGTTGCTTGCCCCAGCGTCCGGCTGTCAGCACCTTCCAGGTAGTACCATTCCTCGCAGCTTCttctatttgctagatgggatgtGACCTGATTTGTGAATCGTTTAATAAAGTCGGTTAGATCTTTCGCGATACTCGCGCCTCGGATAAACTCCTTGGCTACGTCCGATGCTGCCAGTGCACAAAGGTCAGTGAGATCTTGAAGCGCAGCTGAATGTTTTATTTAGCGCCGTGGGTGCACGGGGGTGCGTCTCCAGACAAAACACGGAGCTCCCAGGCACGTACGAATGTGAAGCTGGCCCCGTGGTTTGCCTGAACATCGAGGAGAACAGGTCCGCGTGTATTTTATCTGGAGGTCTCAGGCGCCCACGACCGCGACCCCGGCCCGGCGGCCAGGCCCTGCGGGTTCCCAGCCGGCTTTGCCCGAGGGCGAGCTCGGGGCGGGCAGGGGCCGCGGGGCCTGCCCGGGTGCTGGGCCCGCAGCTGAGGGCGCAGCTGCCCGCGCCGCGGTTCTCGCCTCTTTCCCAGGTGCCCGGGGGCCCGCGACGACTGTCCCTGTGCTGGGAAGGCGAAGGCCGCCTCTTGCCCGAGCCCCCGCCGTGGGGCGGGGAGAGGCTTCGCGCCCCGGGGAGCAGGAGCCACGGGCGTCCGCGCTCCGCTCCTCGGGGCTGAGCCGGGGTGCAGTGCCGCGGCGCCCGGCGTGCGCACGGCGGGCGGAGGCCCTCGCGGGTCCCTCTAGGCTCCGCGGAGGCCGGGCCTCTCGGTGGTCgctggggccggggcgggccggggcggggccgcagaAGGAGCCCAGGCGCGGGGAGCCCATTGGTGCCGGACGTTGCGTGGCCGCGACGCTTCAGGCCGGGGCTTCCGGGCGCTCGGGCTCCTCGCAGCCGGCCCCGCAGACCTCGGCCCGGCGCGCAGGTACGTGTGGGCCCCCGAGCGGGGACAGGCCGGTTTGGCTGTGCGAGAGGCCGGGCCTGGCGTTGCGTTTTCTCAACGGTGCTCGAGGCGTTGGTCCTCGCTGTGGCGCGGAGGCTGCGCGGgagggacggggacggggacggggggGCTTCTGGGGCCGCGGGAGGCGCCGCCACAGGGAGGGGGGGAGGCGGGCAGAGACCCTCGGGGcagccagggtgctgggatgcgAGGGGAGGAGTGGTCGGACCTGCACCCGGAGGCGGCGGGGCTGCGGTGAGGCCTGCTGCGGGGCACGTCGCGTCCACGCGGGCTCATGGAGGGGGGGGTGTGGGGCGGGCAGGGTGCGGTGCACCTCTGGCGCCTCTGCCTGCTTCTGTGATTGTGGACgtttttctctgccttctatCACCTTGATGTTGTgatgtgggaggtgggggggtggggttccGGGTCTCACCAGGGCTCTTATCCCCCGCCCCAGAGCCATTGTGCAAATGGCTCAACTTTGAGGCATTTACAGTTATCAaatgtcatatttaaaaaaatatttttgaaataatgtaaGGATGAAAAAAGTTCAGAAACTGGTACAAAGTATTGATTGTCACGTTCTGTGCACTTAGACTCCCCAGGTGTAATGGACATCTAATGGAACAGAACAGGAAAACGAAAGCCCTAACATCTACAGGGTTTATTCAGACTGGCCTGCTGGTCTCCCCCATTTCCTTTCCGTGGCAGAGGATCCAAGTCAGGATTTAGTTGCATTTACTTAAACAATGGAGGGCCTCTTAACCCCCAGGACCCTTCAGAGTGGCCTTGGAAGCAGCAGGTCTCAGATGAGAGGGTCTTTTCTTCCTCCGTGCCGGCCCCATAGAGAACGTCCAGCAGGGCCTGTGGGCAGCTTTGGCACTTGTCACCGTCCCTTGACCCATCTAGTCCTGGCCTTTCAGCCTGTGTGGactctcctcctgcttctcaggCCTACCTGCTTCTGTCCTGGTATCTCTGAGGATACCGGCCTTGGCCGTCTTCTCTTTCAGTGGGAGCATTTCCCCTGGGTGATCTCTTGTGGCTCCAAGGATTCTTGTGGGTTTGAGCCTAACCTACATCCTCAGAGAACTCCGTCTGCAATTGCAGCGCAGGTCACTTCTCTGTTCCCCACTTACAGAGCCTGTGGCCTGCATGATACCTTGAAGGGTTATCTCAAAACAATTCTGTCTCAATATGAGCATATCTCAGCCTGAACTCACATCTGGTCTCCTCTAGTGCCCCCAGATCTGTGAATGCGACCATGGTACCCTTGCCACTCAGCCCATCCTAGGGTAGGCCTCCCTGACCAGCTCTACCCCTGACCCCCAGTCAATCCagatttggtttcctttttgAATCCTCCCTAGGCTGGCCCACTTTTCTCCCTGAGAACCACCATCCTGCGTTTTGTCCCCCTGTGCTTGCTCTATGCCCTCACTCAGTTGTCCACACCAGAGTCAGACTAAgctaaattgttttgtttttatttaaagatttttatttatttattcatgagagtgacagagtgagagaggcagagacctacgtagagggagaagcaggctccatgcaggaagtctgatgggggactcgatcccggatcccaggatcaggccctgagccaaaggcagacgctcaactgctgaagtCATTAGGCCATCTCTGGGCCCAGAGAGAGGAGGTCACCAGCTGCTTCTGAGACTAGGGACACAAGTTATCTCACCAGCCAGGGCCATGACCTCCACCACTGGATTTTCAGTGTAGATCCTGAAACTCCTACAACCTCCTACACTCATCCCCAGGCCTTAGAGATCCAAAACCTGAAAAGGGTGGGGgacaggaatctgtattttaacttcTCTAGCCAGATGGATTGTGAAACATCCAGGTTGACAAGTCTCATACAGAACAAACACATCTGATTCTCATTAGTTCCCAATAGTTATGTTCTATGTATCCCCACAAATGATGGATTAGGGAATTGAACCATCGCTCCCAGGAGAAACACAGGGTTAGGACAGTGTGGTCAACACCTCAATATATAATCTTGTTTCCTGCGTGTTTCTGCTTAAAGATCCTTCATGTAATACACATGATGGATTAACACTGAACTCTGCCAACAGCATTATACCTGGCCTCTGAAGGAAGCTTACCTACCTTGCCTATTTTCTCTGTGTGTACCTCACACCCTTCCTGAGCTTCCCTGCTCCTTCCAAAGCAAGTCGTAACCATTTAGGTATTtctggagaaaaagagaacatctGGAAAAAAACTATTTACAGTAGTTCTGTCTGTGGAAGAATTATAAGAAACTATTATGGTTAACTGGACACAGTCCatattgtttcatattttaaaaaattaacattacttTATAATCACCAAAAATGGATTTTTCCACTATGAGAGAAAACCAGGTAAAGTTCCTGATAAAGTGACTGGCACAAGATACTCATCGCATTGTAGCTATTATCCATACCTAGAATACCTGGCAACATTTGGGGGAGCCTCGGAGCATCCTTGAAGAAACCCTATTCTAGTTCTCTGAGGaggagagacaaaccaagaggCAATAAAACACGGAAGGTCTATTTATTCAACAGcagctttaaaaaggaatccTCTATACACTGAGGAGATACATTTCCCCATTTCTACTTCACTCCTTTCCCAGACATTTCTGTCCTTCCCAGGATAGAGCCTGATGCAAAAAGGTGATTGTCTTAGATGTACTTATACACGACCTTGGAGGGCACAGTTTGGAGGTGCAGACGGACAGGACATTTGTAAAAGTGGGACAGCAGAGTCTCACTGTAGCCCACCAGGAAGTAGAACTTGTGTGCAGGTAGCTGCCTCAGGACCAGAGCACAGATTTGCAACTGATTAGCCCGGCGCTTTAGGATCAGCTGGTCGGCCAGACACCCTGGGAAGGTGCCCAGCATGAACTTCCGAAGGAAAACATCCTCCACTGTTCGTTCTGCAGCATGTTCCTCACCATCCAGGTTACCTGAAAGGAGCAGGGCACCTCGAAGAGTCAGTGAAAACTCCAGCACTAACATCCAAGAGCACTGGGCACTCAATTCTACCCCCCACCCtggcttcctctcttctcttcaacAAGTGGAATAAAATGAACACCACTTTAAAGTTCAAAGTACGTTATTTCATTACATTCCCAAACAAATcctgtgaagtaggtattatCGGTTATCCTCGTTCTACAAAATGGAAGACTGACGCCTTAGCAGGGCACAACATTCAGAGGATCCTTTCCTGTCTAGCCCTTTCCCACTCTTTCTGGACCACTTATAGAAGCCCTGGCCATCTCTGGGCTGAAGCAGCCACCAGCTGCTTCTGAGACTAGGGACACAAGTTCTCTCACCAGCCAGGGCTATGACCTCCACCACTGGATTTTCAGTGTAGATCCTGAAACTCCTACAACCTCCTACACCCATCCCCAGGCCTTATAGATCCAAAACCTGAAAAGGGTGGGGcacaggaatctgtattttaacttcTCTAGCCAGATGGATTGTGAAACATCCAGGTTGACAAGTCTCATACAGAACAAACACATCTGATTCTCATTAGTTCCCAATAGTTATGTTCTATGTAGTCCCCATGAACGATGGATTAGGGAATTGAACCATCGCTCCCAGGAGAAACACAGGGTTAGGCCAGTGTGGTCAACACCTCAATATATAATCTTGTTTCCTGTGTGTTCTGCTTAAAGACCCTTCGTGTAATACACATGATGGATTAACGCTGAACTCTGCCAACAGCATTATACCTGGCCTCTGAAGGAAGCTCACCTACCTTGCCTATTTTCTCTGTGTGTACCTCACACCCTTCCCGAGCTTCACATGTCAGCATTAGGGCTACTTTAAGGCAGCGGAATCACCCACCAAAAGCACAGAACTGTGAACATGCGGCACTAATCCATCGGGAAAAGAACACTTGTTGGCAGCATGAGTGGGAACAAGAAGGCAGAGCCCTGGCGGGGAAGGTGTGTGCAGGGCGGTGCTCGGGCCCGTCCACGGGGACTCGCAAGTATGAAATCCGAGAATAAAACCTCTGAATACGGAGGAGTGGAATCAAGCGTCTCTCAGGTATTTATCTCCCGTTTGTGGGGAGGCCGCGACTCGCTGAGAAGGGTTTTTCCGCCCGCCCGGCAGGGGCCCCTCCCTCACCTGTGTGCAGCGACAGCCAGCCCTTGCGGTGGGCGATGAAGTGCGGTGCGTGCGCCTCCTCATAGGTCACCGGCTTGTCCCCTTTGCCTACTCGGACTCGGGCCGCCCGGTTCTAGGAGCCAGAAGGGCCGTGACTCTGCGGGTCCGCGACCCAAGCTACGTTCCCCTCACCGTGCCCCCCGCCCCACTGCCCCGGGCGCCCAGACCCCAGGACTCCGATCCTTGATCTTCGGGTCCTGGCCTTGCGGTCCCAGCCCTTCAGTCCCggtccccggccccgcccctcgacccccagcctccccgcccccgcgccccaccATCCCCGGCGCCTCCGTCTGTCCCCAGGTCCCCcgctccccgcaccccccccgcccccgctcaccTTGGCGCAGACCGCGGACAGGTGCAGGGCGCGCCAGGAGCACCGCAGCTCTCGGCTCCAGGACAACATCTGTGAGAGAAGGGGGAGGTGAGACGGAGACTCAGGCCCCCACCAGGGCCCCGGGGCCCGCCAGCGTCACCTACTCACCCGGGGCCCGAGCGCCCCGCAGCACACGGGCGCCGCCATCTTGAGTTCCGCGTCGCGCGCCCGACGTACCGCGGCGCAGCAGGGGAGAGGAGGCGGGGCGGCCCCAGGGTAAAGGTCAACCCCCGGGAAGCCGCGGAGGAGACCAAATCGGAACGGGGGGGGGCGGTAAGTCGCTCGGCCGGGGAgaggccgggggcgcggggagtgGGGGAgcgcggtggcggtggcggtggcggcggcggcggcggcggcggcagggcGGCCCCTCCGTCAGGACTGGAGGGCGTgtgggcgggcctgggggcggggccttccttgggggcggggccgcagcAGGCACAGTCTGTACCAGAGCGGGGCTTGGCAGTGGGGCCGGGGCGCAGCCGGGGGAGTCCGGGCGGGGCCTGCCTGCCGGGGCGGAGCCGGCGGCTACGCAGTTGGAGACTCGCTGCGAGCGGCCGTGCGGTGCAGGGAGCTGGGCTTCCCGCTGCCCCCGCTGCCCAGCAACGCCTAGCGGTGCACTTCTCCGCCTGCCAGGTGGTTCAGGTCTGGCACGGGGCGGTGCAGAGGTCAGGTCTCGCCGCTCGGGAGCTCGGGAGCTCGCAGCGGCAGGGACCCTGGTCATCCTGGGTCATCCCGGAGGGTGGCCCCATGGCTCTGCAGGCAGGAAGACGGGAGAATCTTTGCTATTTCCTGGTGAACCAACCTCTTAACATTTGTGTTAATAACCCGGAAGAGAGGAGTTTCCAGTGCCAGAGTGTTAGAGATCCTGTCTGCATTTCAGAAGGGAAAAGGTTTCCCTAAATTAATCAGCAAGAGGTCAGGCTTTCCGCCCTCACCTTGTGCATCCCGCTCCCCGGACGCAGGTACAACCCTCAGACATCAGGGGAGTGGCAGGTGTGACGTTGGGGGGCTTGCAGCTCAAGAAAGGGTTCCAGTCCAGAGGGATGCCTCACCAAGGCACACAGAGGAGCTCCTGGTCACTgggcgggggggcagggaggggaggatggcATGGGCATTTCCCCCAAAATGACAACCTACAGAGGGAAGGAGACCCCAAGGCCTGAGCTGCAGGCTTTCAGAGCTCAGAGCTGGGGTTGGGCTCCGGGGATCGTAGGGTTCCCCCCCTCAACTGGCCTCCACAGTGGAGGAGCTGGTGCGTGGCCCATGGCCATGGAGGCCGTCTGGAGGGAGCCCGCCCCACAGGCGTGAAATGCAACGAAGGGCAGGCCAGGGGCCGGCTGGGGTGGGGTATGGGGATGAGCCACAGTCCGCTCGTCAGTACCCCCCACCCTCCGAACTGTGTGGGCAAGGGCTTCACTTGCTCTAGGCCCCCCTTCTCACCTAGAGGATGGGATGGCCACGGCCACGCCCTGGCATTACCACGAAGACACTGAGTCCCACTCCCAGCAACAGCCTGCAGGACAGGGCTCTGCTTGAAGCCGCAGCAGAGCAGGGCATTCGTGGGACACTTCTCCCGGGAATCCGCCGCTCCTGACAACCCATCACACACCCTCCCTCAGACACAGTGATCCTCTTGGAGGAAACAAGTAAATCAAGGTACCTGCCTTTACCATCACACATTCATGCATTGCAttcttttaacaaacatttattaagtgcctacagTGTGCCAGGCCCCGTGCCAGGCCCTGAGGGACAGAGTTGGGTaacacacagccctgccctcaaggagctcacagtcggGGGCAGGGCAAATGCCGGAGCAGGGCAGAAGGGAGGTGCTGTGCTGAGCATGGCAGGCGTGTAAACAGACAGCTGTGGGTGACAGAGCGAGCAGGGACTCTCAGCGGAGCAGCAAGGGGGCGTCCTGGGTCAGTGGGACCAGCAGGACAGAGTCGCCCTCCCTCCTTGGGATGGTGTCCCAGCCCTCCTCCTGAGTCCTGCTGTGCTCCAGGGGCGACTGAGAGGGAGCTTGACACAGAAGGGATCACCGTGGAATCCCCACGCCGCACCCCAGGGCCACTATGCTCCTGAGGGCATCTCTGACCTGGTCTGCGAGGTCACCTCCTTTCTCAACACCTGTGTAGGAAACCCCAGACCTCCTGGCTTATGCTCCTCTCTGCTCTCACGCAGGCTGGGTGCCAGCCTCAGGCACTGGGCACAGCCCCATGAGGCCACCGCTGCTGGAACAAGCCACCTGTCTGGTCACTCAGAGCCGTCTGACCAGCTCAATGAGCTGctggatgtttttgttttggttggaCAGGCCATTCCTTATGTTTTCCAGGAGGCATCTCTTTAACTCGAAAATGGCCTCGCTGTACCCCAAACTCACAGCGGCCATGGGAGGTACCCCATGCCACAGGCCCGGGATGTGCCAAACGTGCTGCTTCTCAGGGTCACAGAAGGCCAGGTCAGCCAGCGTCCGGATGCCACCGCCCTGTTTCTCCATTTGCGCCGCAGCTCTGCTCGCGTCCCCGGGCAGATCTGGGAGCTGCCTCCTGTCTCGTGGCCTGGGGCCAGGCGCACACACATCATGAAGATTCTGGTACACAAACTGATAGTTGGGCATGTGCCCCGTTTTTTCCAGCCTCAGAAACGCGTGCAGAATGGCCGGGGGTACGTCCCTGGTCTCGGCTAAGCTGACCACAGTGACATTGCTCAGCCCCATGAGCAGAGTGGCCAGGGAGGCCTCCAGCTCAAACCTCTCCCCGGCCGTGGCCAGTGCCCCGCCGATCAGGCCCCCTGAGTCTATCACCAAGATGTGGTCACAGCCCAGGTCCGGGCTGAAGCTCTCAGCCACCGTGACCAGCTGCATGAAGGCCCCTCGGGGACCGCAGCCCTGCCCTGTGGCAAAGCGCAGCCCAAACATGGTGTTGAGAAGCGTGGATTTGCCCGTGCCTGGCACACCCAGCACCGACAGGACCACCAGTCGCGACCTCCGCTCCAGGCGGATGTGCAGCTCCTTGAGGAGCCCGGTGACCCAGCGCAGGGGAGTGCTCAGCGTGCTCCCATCGATCAGCTCCAAGGGaagccccagcagcagcagctccaagGCCAAGCCTGGGAAGTGGGCAAAGCGCCGCTGGCCTGCCggcagcctccctgcctccacgaGGCAGCTCTCGGCCTCGTAAAACTGTCCCATCTCCCGCAGGAAGTCCTCCACCCCCAGGGGCTCGGGCCACAGCAGCTCACTCAGGTCCACGACCCCACAGTGTTTTGCTCTCAGGGTCACAATGGTCTCTGGAGGCTGTCTTGGCCTTGGCGGGGCCACCCGGGCCAGCCCCCACTCCATCCACCTCAGGAAGTACTGCTTCTCCCCCAGGGAGGGGCCACTGATGCCAGCAACGAACTCCTGCACTCCCCAGGTGGGCTCGTGGCCATTCTGCTGTGCTCGGAGCTCCAGCAGCCGGTGTCTGAGCTCGGCCCTGCCCTTGTCCGGGGGGTCCCCGGCCCACTGGGCCTGGCACAGCTCCTTCTCCACCTGGGCCGCCTTCCTCCACGGCTCCCCCTGCAGCCTCAGCTCATCCCTTCGGTAGGCATCAGAGTCTTTGATTTTCCTGGTGATGCGCTCCATCCGGTCCTTAGCCCGCTGACACTCCTCACAGTCCTCATCCACCCTAAGCCCCAGCCTGCGGGCTGCATGGGCCATTTCCTCCACAGACAGCCTGCGGCAGGGGGACCGGGCCACGTGCGCCACAATGGAGCGGACCCGGCGCACGAAGCCCACACTGTCCGTGCTGCTCACCTTCACCAGGACGTGCGAGTGGTCCATCTTCAGCACCGGGATGAGCCTGTTGAGAAATCGCAGGTTCGTGTTCCGCTTCCCACGGTACGGGCTCAGGATGAAGTAGTATTTTGTGGCCGAGCCCTTCATGGAGGAGAGTAGCTTGTACTCCTTCTTGCTGATGTTGTCGGTCAAGATGAACACGGCCGAGGACACTTCTGTCAAGAGCTTAAACTGCAGCCAGTGAGACCCGATGTCGCCCCGCAGGTTCAGAAAGGCCATGGGCTCAGGGAAGAAGTCCAGGTCCTCCCTGCCACTGGGAAGGAACCAGGACACTTCCACCAGCCCGTCTGCGATCTCCCGAGGGTTGGTGCCCACGTTCAGGTCGCGGTGCCAGAAGCAGTCCCGTGGCCTGTG containing:
- the URGCP gene encoding up-regulator of cell proliferation isoform X5, which codes for MDADDYGTNEAQDSDFPAAERSRLQEMLSLLGLETYQAQKLSLPDSLQISSESMKNWAPQAPKDLPWNFLRKLQALNAEARNTTMVLDVPPDARPAEKESQMEEEIIYWDAADDIAADIYSFSELPTPDTPVNPLDLLCALLLSSDSFLQQEIVQKMSLCQFALPLVLPDSENHYHTFLLWALRGVMRTWWAQPPRGVGSLREDSAVLSRAPAFAFVRMEVSSNSKSQLLNAVLSAGHRPRDCFWHRDLNVGTNPREIADGLVEVSWFLPSGREDLDFFPEPMAFLNLRGDIGSHWLQFKLLTEVSSAVFILTDNISKKEYKLLSSMKGSATKYYFILSPYRGKRNTNLRFLNRLIPVLKMDHSHVLVKVSSTDSVGFVRRVRSIVAHVARSPCRRLSVEEMAHAARRLGLRVDEDCEECQRAKDRMERITRKIKDSDAYRRDELRLQGEPWRKAAQVEKELCQAQWAGDPPDKGRAELRHRLLELRAQQNGHEPTWGVQEFVAGISGPSLGEKQYFLRWMEWGLARVAPPRPRQPPETIVTLRAKHCGVVDLSELLWPEPLGVEDFLREMGQFYEAESCLVEAGRLPAGQRRFAHFPGLALELLLLGLPLELIDGSTLSTPLRWVTGLLKELHIRLERRSRLVVLSVLGVPGTGKSTLLNTMFGLRFATGQGCGPRGAFMQLVTVAESFSPDLGCDHILVIDSGGLIGGALATAGERFELEASLATLLMGLSNVTVVSLAETRDVPPAILHAFLRLEKTGHMPNYQFVYQNLHDVCAPGPRPRDRRQLPDLPGDASRAAAQMEKQGGGIRTLADLAFCDPEKQHVWHIPGLWHGVPPMAAVSLGYSEAIFELKRCLLENIRNGLSNQNKNIQQLIELVRRL
- the URGCP gene encoding up-regulator of cell proliferation isoform X6 translates to MDADDSERSRLQEMLSLLGLETYQAQKLSLPDSLQISSESMKNWAPQAPKDLPWNFLRKLQALNAEARNTTMVLDVPPDARPAEKESQMEEEIIYWDAADDIAADIYSFSELPTPDTPVNPLDLLCALLLSSDSFLQQEIVQKMSLCQFALPLVLPDSENHYHTFLLWALRGVMRTWWAQPPRGVGSLREDSAVLSRAPAFAFVRMEVSSNSKSQLLNAVLSAGHRPRDCFWHRDLNVGTNPREIADGLVEVSWFLPSGREDLDFFPEPMAFLNLRGDIGSHWLQFKLLTEVSSAVFILTDNISKKEYKLLSSMKGSATKYYFILSPYRGKRNTNLRFLNRLIPVLKMDHSHVLVKVSSTDSVGFVRRVRSIVAHVARSPCRRLSVEEMAHAARRLGLRVDEDCEECQRAKDRMERITRKIKDSDAYRRDELRLQGEPWRKAAQVEKELCQAQWAGDPPDKGRAELRHRLLELRAQQNGHEPTWGVQEFVAGISGPSLGEKQYFLRWMEWGLARVAPPRPRQPPETIVTLRAKHCGVVDLSELLWPEPLGVEDFLREMGQFYEAESCLVEAGRLPAGQRRFAHFPGLALELLLLGLPLELIDGSTLSTPLRWVTGLLKELHIRLERRSRLVVLSVLGVPGTGKSTLLNTMFGLRFATGQGCGPRGAFMQLVTVAESFSPDLGCDHILVIDSGGLIGGALATAGERFELEASLATLLMGLSNVTVVSLAETRDVPPAILHAFLRLEKTGHMPNYQFVYQNLHDVCAPGPRPRDRRQLPDLPGDASRAAAQMEKQGGGIRTLADLAFCDPEKQHVWHIPGLWHGVPPMAAVSLGYSEAIFELKRCLLENIRNGLSNQNKNIQQLIELVRRL
- the URGCP gene encoding up-regulator of cell proliferation isoform X1, whose product is MASPGLEVELLVKGRSDLGEVAPEIKASERRTAVAIGDLEWRDMDADDYGTNEAQDSDFPAAERSRLQEMLSLLGLETYQAQKLSLPDSLQISSESMKNWAPQAPKDLPWNFLRKLQALNAEARNTTMVLDVPPDARPAEKESQMEEEIIYWDAADDIAADIYSFSELPTPDTPVNPLDLLCALLLSSDSFLQQEIVQKMSLCQFALPLVLPDSENHYHTFLLWALRGVMRTWWAQPPRGVGSLREDSAVLSRAPAFAFVRMEVSSNSKSQLLNAVLSAGHRPRDCFWHRDLNVGTNPREIADGLVEVSWFLPSGREDLDFFPEPMAFLNLRGDIGSHWLQFKLLTEVSSAVFILTDNISKKEYKLLSSMKGSATKYYFILSPYRGKRNTNLRFLNRLIPVLKMDHSHVLVKVSSTDSVGFVRRVRSIVAHVARSPCRRLSVEEMAHAARRLGLRVDEDCEECQRAKDRMERITRKIKDSDAYRRDELRLQGEPWRKAAQVEKELCQAQWAGDPPDKGRAELRHRLLELRAQQNGHEPTWGVQEFVAGISGPSLGEKQYFLRWMEWGLARVAPPRPRQPPETIVTLRAKHCGVVDLSELLWPEPLGVEDFLREMGQFYEAESCLVEAGRLPAGQRRFAHFPGLALELLLLGLPLELIDGSTLSTPLRWVTGLLKELHIRLERRSRLVVLSVLGVPGTGKSTLLNTMFGLRFATGQGCGPRGAFMQLVTVAESFSPDLGCDHILVIDSGGLIGGALATAGERFELEASLATLLMGLSNVTVVSLAETRDVPPAILHAFLRLEKTGHMPNYQFVYQNLHDVCAPGPRPRDRRQLPDLPGDASRAAAQMEKQGGGIRTLADLAFCDPEKQHVWHIPGLWHGVPPMAAVSLGYSEAIFELKRCLLENIRNGLSNQNKNIQQLIELVRRL